In Planctomycetota bacterium, the following proteins share a genomic window:
- a CDS encoding type II secretion system protein yields the protein MPTRRRAAFSLVELLVVIGIIAILVATLIPIVGKARETARRANCLSNQRQVHYAFALYAHENDDRVPIGYRRTKQLNSMIYSVSAEQFVLMGKLYPAGLMDQGSIFFCPSEANEQFTFATNDEPWTEVVASDSVGPTPASLTADPTPQINTNIFSGYAGRPDTELPDDFENPPDNLRGFLMPKLNNFKNTALIADLMNSPARLDTRHETGVNVLYGHGGAHWVPREFFKEPLEASLPPSGWPPSNEFDDEQDAIWQIFDRS from the coding sequence ATGCCTACGCGTCGCCGGGCCGCATTCTCACTCGTGGAGCTCCTCGTGGTGATCGGGATCATCGCGATCCTCGTCGCGACGCTCATCCCGATCGTCGGCAAGGCACGGGAGACCGCGCGACGGGCCAACTGCTTGTCGAACCAACGACAAGTCCACTACGCCTTTGCCCTCTACGCCCACGAAAACGACGATCGCGTGCCCATCGGCTATCGCCGCACCAAACAGCTCAACAGCATGATTTACTCGGTGAGCGCCGAGCAGTTCGTGCTCATGGGCAAGCTCTACCCGGCCGGCCTGATGGATCAGGGCTCGATCTTCTTCTGCCCGAGCGAGGCCAACGAGCAGTTCACCTTCGCCACCAACGACGAACCGTGGACGGAGGTCGTCGCATCCGACAGCGTCGGCCCGACACCCGCTTCCCTCACGGCCGATCCGACGCCGCAGATCAACACCAATATTTTCAGCGGCTACGCCGGTCGGCCCGACACCGAACTGCCCGACGACTTCGAGAATCCGCCGGACAACTTGCGCGGGTTTCTCATGCCCAAGCTCAACAACTTCAAGAACACCGCACTCATCGCGGACTTGATGAACAGCCCGGCCCGCCTCGACACGCGACATGAGACCGGCGTCAACGTGCTCTACGGCCACGGCGGTGCCCACTGGGTTCCGCGCGAGTTCTTCAAGGAGCCGCTCGAAGCGAGCCTGCCACCCTCGGGCTGGCCGCCGAGCAACGAGTTCGACGACGAGCAGGACGCCATCTGGCAGATCTTCGACCGCAGCTGA